The Rhodopirellula halodulae DNA segment CCCGGCCTCTCGCCACGCTCGCACGCTGGGCAAATGCGGAACTTCCGCGTCGCTCTTGGCAAGCTTGTCGATTCCCAAAATGAATCCAGGACGTGTGACACGAATCGCCATCGTTTCGGGTTCGTGACAATCGACACAAGAAACCGGATGGGCGCCGCCCATGTGAGGATCCCCGGAAGCGACGTCCATTCCGTCCGGCGTCTTTTCGACTTCCGCGTGCACTTCTTCATACTTTTTGGTGCTAACTTCGCGGAATCCCGCCATCACCGCCTCTTGCTGGAACCCATTGGCGAGTGCTTTTGCATCGGCGTTTTCACCTTCTTTTTCCAAACCAATTCGGCGATAGGTGGCAACGATCGACGCGTGACAATGCAAGCACGCACCGGATTGCTGCACTTCCGTCACACGCTTGGTGACTTCCTGGTCAGCCAACATGTGCGCGTGTCCACGAGCCTCTCGGTAGTCGATGCTGAACGCGTAACCATTGAACAATCGTTTCAACCATGGTGACTCTTCCAGCTTGCTCGGCGGCAACGCGTGATTCCCGCCGTAGTCGGTGTACTCATCATCGACCGTCTTCAGATAGTCCTCGTACTGTTGAGGGAAGTTCAGTCCCCAAGGCTTTGGATCCGTACTGACTTCCGTGACCTCCACCACACGAGTGAAAGGAGCCCTCGCTTCTTGCTTGCGTTCAAAGATGTTGACCAGCAAAGCCACCACGCCAAAGGTCGCAAGCGCCGTCAAGGCTGTCAGCAGCACCAGCCATCCAAAACTGCTCGATCGCGAATTGGACATCACACACCTTTGCAAGAAAACGTGAAGAGGTTCGAAAAAGAAATGAATTCAACAGTTAGCGATTGCGTGTCGCGTCGACGCGGCCATGACCGGCATGCCCCACGTCCGAATGACAGTGCACGCAATTTTGCATGTCGCCGTTGCTTGTCGCTGGCAACATGGAGTGAACGAAGTCTCGGTGACAATCAACGCAAGTGCTCTGTGTCACTCGGCGATTGCGGGCTTTGATTTCGATGGGATCTGAGTAGCCACCCAATGTGAAGGCCAACGAGTGGAAGAACCCGTTTTCGCCCTTGACCACCCACTTTCCGATTTTGTCATGTGGCAGGTGGCAGTCGTTGCAAACAGCGACGTGGTGATGCGAACTCTGCTGCCATGAATCCAAATGGGACTGCATCACGTGACAGTTCACACACGTGTTGGGATCGTTGCTGAGATAGCTCGCCCCTTTGCCATAACCAAACGTGAACGTTCCCAAACCCGCTAACAATCCCAACACGACACAAAACACGGCCACCGCCTTCGGATAGCGGTGTCGCATGGGTCCAGAGACGGACGTTTGTTCGGCTTCATCGTCGTCGCGAAAAGTGGATTGCATGATTTGCCGTCCGCGAAGAGTGCCATCGAATCGAAGAAAATGATTCATGGTTTGCGTTTCGTCTGACAAGCAGGAATGTAACAACACTCGCCGATGCAATTTCCACCTTGAGCGTGAATTTCCATCACGATTCCGGAAAAGATTCCCGCAAGCTTTGACGCGGGACTGCTCTGCATCAGAAAAGCGCGCTCATTCGCCCACTCTGTGCCCAGAGTCACACTTTCTGTTGACTTGTTGATAACCAGTGGGCGCACCGAACCATCGGTTGTGCGTGTGAACGTTGTGAGTGACCTCCCCGGTCGGCGATTCCAATTCGAGCCCCGACTCACACCACCCCAAAATGCCGTCTTGATGGTTCACCGCGTTCATTCCCTGACGGATGCAGCGGTGTGCAAAGAACCAACTGCGGCCGCCCACGGTGCAGGACGCCACGACGCAGCGTTCGCCAAACTCGGTGGATCGACGTTGAAACTCATCCACCGAAATCGCACCAGGAATTCGTGAGACACTTCGTTCGGCATCCGACCTCGCGTCCACCAAAATCAACGATGGGTCTCGGGCGCGAATCCGATGTGCCAACTCTTCAGTGCTGATCACGGGGACCCGATGTCCGCCGCCCCATGGAGCGATCCTGTTTAGCCAAAAGACAAATTGCTTGGAAAGCCATTTCATCGCTTGTTGCTCCACCCATCGAACATCGGCGTTTTGACGTGCAAAATACGCTTCGATTTTCTGGCAATTTTGCGTTTGACTCTCCCCTTGGAGGAGGCCGTAGCATGACTGACATGTTCAGCATCGGCGAATTTTCGAAGATTACCGGACTGACGATCAAGTCACTACGGTTCTATCACGAGCAAGGTGTTTTGAATCCGACCCACGTGGAAGCCGGCAGCGGCTATCGCTACTACTCGGAGTCGCAAATTGATCTTGCTCGGGTGATCGCGCAACTGCGTGCACTCGAATTCACCGTCGCTGAAGTTCGAAAAATGGTCAGCGAACACGACGATGACGCGGACATCCTGGAACGACTCGCCTCGCAACGAAGTGCGATCAAGTCGCGAATGAAAAGGGACCGCGAAATCGCTGGGTTGCTTGACCGCATCATCACCCATGAAACCGAGGCCACACGCACGATGAACCAGTCCACCTATGCCGTCGAAGAAAAAGAATTCGCTCCATGTTTAATCGCCAGCATTCGAATGAAGGGGGCCTACCACGAATGCGGCAAAGGATTCGCGAAAATTGGCCGCAAGCTGGGACGCTTCATCCAAGGCAAACCGATGTTGCTGCATCACGACAGCGAATACAAAGAACATGACGCGGATTTCGAAGCCTGCATGCCGATCAAGAAAGGCGATTCCACGGATGAAATCACGGTCAAAGAACTTCCGGGTGGACGGGCACTCTCGCTGATGCACCTGGGACCGTACGAAGACCTCGGCCGATCGTACGAACGCATCATCTCTCACGCCAAAGAACACAACCTTCGCTATCAATCGCCCACTCGAGAGATCTACCACAAGGGTCCTGGGATGATTTTCAAAGGTAACCCGAAAAAGTATCTGACCGAGATCGTGTTCTTGATCGACAACAAATCTACCTAGAGCGGATGATCGACTTGGACGATCATTTCCTTGGTGAATCGTCTCTTTGGAACAATCCTGGCCGGACCGGCAATCATGCAAAACGCCATCTCTGATTTTCTATCCTCATCGACCTACGCCGTCGCGGGGGCTTCGGCTCGTCAGCACAAATACGGCAACAAGGTTTTTCGAGCCCTGCTGGGGTCCGGTCGAACCGCGTTTCCATTGAATCCGGTCACCGAAGAAATCGAAGGCCATCGTGCGTACCCGCGACTTCAGGATCTTCCGGAAGTCCCGGAGGCGGTGTCGATCATCACACCGCCGGAGGTGACACGGCGGGTTGTTGACGACGCGATCGCGGCAGGCGTGAAGCATTTATGGATGCAGCCAGGTGCGGAACACGAAGAAGCCAGCCAAGCTGCTCGCGATGCGGGTTTGACCGTCATCGACGACGGCAGCTGCATTCTTGTGCTTCTCGCCCGCGAATGAACCTTGGTCACCCCCAAAAACGCGCTCCCGCGACACACAAAAGCCTCGAGCAATGTGTCGCAATCACGTTGCAATCCGCTCTGTCGTGCACACCCGCACGCAAAGGCACCCAAACACACGACCAATGTGATTGGCATCAGCGTTGCATCACTCAAATCCGAGAACGCCGCTGGGTGCGATCAAGCGACGCCTCTGAGTTTGAGTGATCGCGGTATTTGAGGAGTGAGTGCCATGCGCAACGTACTACTAGCGGTTGATGGATCCAACCCATCCGAGCAAGCTGCCAAATTCTTAGCTCGGATCCCCCATTTCGATCCAGTCAAACTCACCATCGTCACGGTGGTTCAACCACGATTCGTTCATTCAAGCTATGCCACGAATGAACTGATTCAAAAAGCCTACGAACAAGATCGTCAAAACGCAGAGAAGATGCTGGCCAAGATCGAACCATTGTTCGACGGTGCCGATGTCGACGTTCAGTGTGAATTGCTGGAAGGCGTGGTCGGCGAATCGATCGTTCAAAAGGCCAAGGAGTTGAACGCCGACTTGGTGGTGGTTGGTGCCACGGGGCATTCGCAAATCAGCCGCATGCTCTTGGGCAGCGTCAGCGATTTTGTCGCCACCCATGCTCCCTGCAGCGTGTTGGTCGTCCGCCCGGACTTGCTTCCCAAACCAGGATCGCCTCTGCGAGTCTGCTTGGCATACGAGGGCACGGGCCCCTGCCAAGCTGCTTTGGAGGAGTTCCAAGAGTGTCCTTGGCACGGCAACACAGAACTGCACGTGGTTTCAATTGCCACTTGCTTGAATGATTTGTACAGCGACACGTCGTTCATCCAACACTACAAAGACGATCTCGCCAAAGCCCAAGAACAACTCGAGGAAGTTTCCGATCATGTGATCACTCACTTCCTGGAAGACGTTCACTACGGCGAAGGGATCACGCGATTCACCGAAGCCAACGAGATGAATCTGGTCGTGCTGGGCGAAACGCCAAGGTCGCAGTTCAGTCGGTTTCTGCTCGGCAGCACCTCGCAGTATGTCCTGCGACACGTTCCTTGCAGTGTTTGGATCACTCGCAATCGCATGATCAAAAACCTGAAGCAAGGCACTCAAGAGCAGTCCAAGGTGACCGCAAACGGTTGATCTCGAACGAGTGTCGTTCGTGCCACCAAACAACGTTACCGACGCTTTTTGTTGGCAACGTTGTTTCTTTTCTGTCTGGCGTGAACCAATCACCACTTCAGCCAAAACACAAAAGGGGCACGCGAAATCACGTGCCCCTCGTCCGCGTTCAGGCTCCCACAACCGATTGCTGTTGCTGATTGGGTTCGGATTCAGTCTGCCCCTCGTCGGCTCGGACGATCAACGTGCTGCACTCAGCGTGACGCAGCACATACCGCGACGTGCTTCCCAACAACATTCGCGTTAGCATTCCGCTGTCGCTATCGCCCGTGACGGTCAGGTCGCATCCATGTTGTCGAGCGTACTCGACCAAGGCATCGCCCACGTGGTCGGCTTCCACAAGATGCGTCTCCGTGTTCAAGCCCAAGGCTTGCAACTGCGTTTCAAAATCAAGGATCTGCGATTGAGCGTGCTCGTACTGCGAATCCCAAACGTCGGAAGCATGTTGACGTAGGTCCTGACGATAAAATGTGAAACGATCCAACACGCGAACCAAGTGAACCTCCACGCTGGGTTTTAACTTCATCTCTCGCAACCAGGCCAGCATCCGTTCGTCTTCTTTCTGACCAGACAACGCAAGCATGATCTTGTTCAATTCCACCGGCACATTGCCACTGCCGGGTGACCGGACGATCAACGCACTGCAGCTCGCATGCGTCGCGACGTAGTCCGAAACACTTCCCAGCAGCACTCGTTCCATCGCGGAATGACCGATTGCCCCAACGACCACAAGATCCGCCTGGGTACGCTCGGCGACACTCACAATCGTCGAGGCGGGCGGGCCCGTTGGCACATGCTGGTGAACCGAGTGCACGTGGTCCAGCGTCTCCAACTTCGCCGCCACCTCTTCCATCGCTTCTTTCGAACGCTCCGTTTCAACGTCGAGAAACGCTCCCAGATCCAGAGGCATGCTCATTGAGCCGGTGTCCACCATCATGGGCGGCGCGACCACGGAAACGATATCAAAATCGATGGGTTTCCGGATCGGCAGATTCGAAGCGAATTCGACCGCTCTCTGAGCGTAGGTGGAAGAATCAATCGCCAGCAGAATTCTCATCGTTCTGTCCTCAACCGGGGGAAAAGAAATGGCGGACACGCGTCAACGCCACAGGTGACGCATCCGCACGTACGAAATTCCTTGCAAGAGATAGACCAATCCAAACGATTGCCTAGCAGCTTCATTCGTGTGACACACACGCACGCTCAGTCACCGCGGAGACCTGCAAACCACCTGCGGCCGTGACATATTGGCTCACTTTCGAGCGATCAGAACGGACTGCTTTGCATGCCGAACCACATAACGGCTGACGCTGCCCAACAGCACACGTTCCAACAATGGTTGGTCGTGATCGCCCACGATGATCAAATCGCTGTTGTGTTTTTCGGCGTGTTCCACCACCGCCTGCCCCACATGAGGCGACTCCAATAGCGTGACGTGGGCGTCCATTCCTTTCATTCGCAGTTGCTCACGAGTGGCTTCCATCTGCTTCCAAGCCACCGAGCGAACCTCCTGCATGTAGGCTGAGATCTTTTTCAGAAGATCCAGGTCGTACTCCGCATGCGTTTCCATGACGTGAATCAACTGAATGTCACAATTGCCTCGAAAGCCAAGCCGACTGATCCACTGCGGCAATAGGCTGTCGTGCATGTTGTTGCTCAAAGCAATCGTGACGCGTGAGAAGAACGGTTGACCGCTCACGTCCAATCGATGTGATGGACGATGCACCAAACAACTGCACGCAGCATGATTGGCAACGTAGTCCGAGGTGCTACCCAGGAACACACGTTCCATCGCCGTGCGTCCCACCGATCCGACCAGCACCCAATCTGCGTTCATGTCAGCGGCCTGTTCCACCAAACCTCGCCCCGGATGCCCTTGTGAAAGCAGTGTTCGGCACCCCGCGAAACGATCTTTGTATTCGTCTCGGATCCGGGACAAAGACGCCTCTTCCGCATCGGCTTGCATTTGAAAAATGTCCGTCGGAATCCACGGAGTGACGGCGTCGTCGACGGTGTAGACAGGTGGCGATGGCATGAACCGCATCAGCGTTACGTCGCAGTCTTCCGCGATGGACGACAACGCAAAGGACTCCAGTGCTTGACGCGATGGTTCCGATCCATCCATTCCGACCAAGGTGGTGAGTTTCTGTTTGTTGTTAGCCGACATCAGCAATCCTCCAGTGGGGCGTTTGCTTCGAAACGTTCGAGCATGCGGTACAGCTTGCGACGATGAATTCCCAGTTGCCTGGCGGTCTTGGCTTTGTTTCCACCAAGTTGTTCCAAGACCTCGGTCACGTGGCGTTTGATCAGTTCATCCAGTGGCAAATGACAATCCCCAATCGCAGGCACAGGCGTGACAGAAACGATTTCTTCACTCACGAGATCCACGGAGTCTTGAATCGGTTCTGCGTTGGGCAGCCCATTCGATGACGTCGCCACGGCACTGGTGTCTTCGTGATCAGTGGCGTGCACGATTTCTCTTGGTAGGTCATCCATTGTGATCGTCTGATGATCGGCGAGGATGGTTGCTCGCTCGACCACGTTGATCAATTGCCGAACATTTCCGGGCCAATGGTAAGCTTTCAAAACCGCCATGGTTTCAGCATCCAGCGACCAACCTCGCGGCAGGAAGTGCTCCAGCAAACATTCGATGTCGCCACAACGCTCCCGCAGCGGCGGCAGCGAGATCGCCAGGACGTTGATTCGATAGAACAGATCTTCGCGAAATCTTCCGGCCTTCACCTCTTCCACCAAGTCTCGATTCGTCGCGGCAATCAAACGAACTTTGACCTTTCGTTCGCGGTGGCAACCGATGCGACGCAGCGAGCCATCTTCCAACACTCGCAACAGCTTGGGCTGCAACGCCAAAGGCAATTCGCCAACTTCATCGATGAACAGGGTTCCCCCGTCGGCAACCTCAAACAATCCAGGCTTGTCCGACGTCGCACCCGTGAAAGAACCCTTCAGATGTCCGAACAACTCGGACTCCACCAATTGTTCTGGCAACGCCGCGCAATTGATCGTCACAAAAGGTCGCTCGGCCAAGTCGCTTTGCTGCTGAATCAACTGGGCAACTACTTCTTTGCCCGTTCCGCTTTCGCCCTCGATCAGAACCGTCTTTTTTGTGGGAGCGACTTTGGAAATCATTCGCGACAACTCGGC contains these protein-coding regions:
- a CDS encoding sigma-54-dependent transcriptional regulator, yielding MDSSGIKLLLVDDEDDYRRSCGKFMERLGHTVRSAASGAEAVTILNREDFDVAVFDIDMPGMNGLELMQRVQEDGMDVEVVFLTGKGTIETCVQAMQMGASDFLTKPCSLMDLEHRLQLARQRRLLKKENQQLKNLVTRNRPAPKLVGKSAAVAELSRMISKVAPTKKTVLIEGESGTGKEVVAQLIQQQSDLAERPFVTINCAALPEQLVESELFGHLKGSFTGATSDKPGLFEVADGGTLFIDEVGELPLALQPKLLRVLEDGSLRRIGCHRERKVKVRLIAATNRDLVEEVKAGRFREDLFYRINVLAISLPPLRERCGDIECLLEHFLPRGWSLDAETMAVLKAYHWPGNVRQLINVVERATILADHQTITMDDLPREIVHATDHEDTSAVATSSNGLPNAEPIQDSVDLVSEEIVSVTPVPAIGDCHLPLDELIKRHVTEVLEQLGGNKAKTARQLGIHRRKLYRMLERFEANAPLEDC
- a CDS encoding universal stress protein, whose product is MRILLAIDSSTYAQRAVEFASNLPIRKPIDFDIVSVVAPPMMVDTGSMSMPLDLGAFLDVETERSKEAMEEVAAKLETLDHVHSVHQHVPTGPPASTIVSVAERTQADLVVVGAIGHSAMERVLLGSVSDYVATHASCSALIVRSPGSGNVPVELNKIMLALSGQKEDERMLAWLREMKLKPSVEVHLVRVLDRFTFYRQDLRQHASDVWDSQYEHAQSQILDFETQLQALGLNTETHLVEADHVGDALVEYARQHGCDLTVTGDSDSGMLTRMLLGSTSRYVLRHAECSTLIVRADEGQTESEPNQQQQSVVGA
- a CDS encoding universal stress protein translates to MRNVLLAVDGSNPSEQAAKFLARIPHFDPVKLTIVTVVQPRFVHSSYATNELIQKAYEQDRQNAEKMLAKIEPLFDGADVDVQCELLEGVVGESIVQKAKELNADLVVVGATGHSQISRMLLGSVSDFVATHAPCSVLVVRPDLLPKPGSPLRVCLAYEGTGPCQAALEEFQECPWHGNTELHVVSIATCLNDLYSDTSFIQHYKDDLAKAQEQLEEVSDHVITHFLEDVHYGEGITRFTEANEMNLVVLGETPRSQFSRFLLGSTSQYVLRHVPCSVWITRNRMIKNLKQGTQEQSKVTANG
- a CDS encoding universal stress protein is translated as MSANNKQKLTTLVGMDGSEPSRQALESFALSSIAEDCDVTLMRFMPSPPVYTVDDAVTPWIPTDIFQMQADAEEASLSRIRDEYKDRFAGCRTLLSQGHPGRGLVEQAADMNADWVLVGSVGRTAMERVFLGSTSDYVANHAACSCLVHRPSHRLDVSGQPFFSRVTIALSNNMHDSLLPQWISRLGFRGNCDIQLIHVMETHAEYDLDLLKKISAYMQEVRSVAWKQMEATREQLRMKGMDAHVTLLESPHVGQAVVEHAEKHNSDLIIVGDHDQPLLERVLLGSVSRYVVRHAKQSVLIARK
- the nrfH gene encoding cytochrome c nitrite reductase small subunit; its protein translation is MRHRYPKAVAVFCVVLGLLAGLGTFTFGYGKGASYLSNDPNTCVNCHVMQSHLDSWQQSSHHHVAVCNDCHLPHDKIGKWVVKGENGFFHSLAFTLGGYSDPIEIKARNRRVTQSTCVDCHRDFVHSMLPATSNGDMQNCVHCHSDVGHAGHGRVDATRNR
- a CDS encoding rhodanese-like domain-containing protein; this encodes MKWLSKQFVFWLNRIAPWGGGHRVPVISTEELAHRIRARDPSLILVDARSDAERSVSRIPGAISVDEFQRRSTEFGERCVVASCTVGGRSWFFAHRCIRQGMNAVNHQDGILGWCESGLELESPTGEVTHNVHTHNRWFGAPTGYQQVNRKCDSGHRVGE
- a CDS encoding MerR family transcriptional regulator, translating into MTDMFSIGEFSKITGLTIKSLRFYHEQGVLNPTHVEAGSGYRYYSESQIDLARVIAQLRALEFTVAEVRKMVSEHDDDADILERLASQRSAIKSRMKRDREIAGLLDRIITHETEATRTMNQSTYAVEEKEFAPCLIASIRMKGAYHECGKGFAKIGRKLGRFIQGKPMLLHHDSEYKEHDADFEACMPIKKGDSTDEITVKELPGGRALSLMHLGPYEDLGRSYERIISHAKEHNLRYQSPTREIYHKGPGMIFKGNPKKYLTEIVFLIDNKST
- a CDS encoding CoA-binding protein, translating into MQNAISDFLSSSTYAVAGASARQHKYGNKVFRALLGSGRTAFPLNPVTEEIEGHRAYPRLQDLPEVPEAVSIITPPEVTRRVVDDAIAAGVKHLWMQPGAEHEEASQAARDAGLTVIDDGSCILVLLARE